The following is a genomic window from Verrucomicrobiia bacterium.
CTGGGAATAATTGCTTCCATGCAGCCGACGCACTGCACGTCGGACATGCGCTGGGCGGAGGCGAGGGCGGGGAAGGAGCGGTGCAAGGGGGCGTATGTCTGGCGGTCGTTTCTAAATGCCGGGGTCTCCTTGGCCTTCGGCACGGACTGGGTGGTGGAGCCGCTCAATCCGATGGGGGGGCTTTATGCCGCCGTCACCCGCCAAGACCTTGAAACCGGGCAGCCGGAGGGGGGATGGTTTCCCGAGCAGCGGCTGACGATGGAAGAGGCGGTGCGGGCATACACGCTCGGTTCGGCTTACGCCGATTTTCGGGAAAAGGAGCTGGGTTCGATAACGACTGGGAAGCTGGCGGATTTGGTAGTGCTGGATAAGGATATCTTCAGCATCCCGCCGCGAGAGGTGTTGGCTACCTCGGTGGTGATGACGGTTATGGACGGGAAGGTCGTTTACCGCAAGAAATAGCTTGGCAGATTTGCCCTTTCAAACGTATTTTATTTCCGTGAGAAAGACAAGTTTTCTTCTATTCTTTGTCTGTCTTGTGGCTTTAGCCGGGTCGGAATGTTTTAGCGCCTCCCTTCCTTTCAGCGCCAAGGCGGATGACGGGCTGGTGCTCAAAGGAACTTTGTACTTGCCGGATGGAGTCAAGGAGGCGCGGCCGGTGGTGATTTTGTTGCCGAAGATGGCCAGCGACCGGAAAAGTTGGGGGGACTTTCCCAAAAAAATTTCGGCCGCCGGATACGCCGTTCTGGCCTTGGACCAGCGGGGGCACGGCGAGTCGGTCTGGCAGGGGAAGAAGAAACGGAGTTTTTTGAAATTCACCAATTTTGATTTTGCACGGATGGTCACGGATTTGGACGCCGTATTGGCTGCTTTGTCCAAGCAAAAGAAGGCGGACGTCAGCCGGGTGGCCATCTATGGGGCCTCCATCGGGGCGAACGTGGCCTTGGTGTATGGCGCCGGCCATCCGGAAGTGAGGGCGGTGGCGCTTTTGTCGCCGGGGATGGATTACAAGGGGATTACCCCGGCGGATGCGGTTGTTTCCTGGGGCCACCGGCCGGCCCTCATCGTAGCGGCGGAAAAGGACGGCTATTCAGCTTTGAGTTCACGAAAACTGGCAAGCAAAATAGGGGAAAACGCCATGCTTAAAATGTACGAAGGGAAAGAGCACGGGACGGGGCTTTTTACGGAACAAAAAGATTTCGGGCCGTTTCTTTTCGACTGGACGCTAGCGAATTTTCCCGTTACCTCTCCCAAATAGATGGAAAACCCCTTCTTAGAACGGCTGAAAAAAGGGCCCATCCTCTGCGACGGGGCAATGGGGACGATGCTCTATCAAAAAGGAGTATCTTTTGAGCGCTGTTTTGACGAGCTGAACATCTCCCATCCGGAACTCATCGCCGATATTCACCGGGCGTACATCAAGGCAGGGGCGGAAATCATCGAGACCAACACGTTTGGCGCCAACCGGTACCGGCTCTCGACATATGGATTGGAGAAGCAGACGGTAAAAATCAACCGGCAGGGGGCAAAAATCGCCCGGGATGCGCGGGAGATCGAGGGGAAATCGGTTTTCGTGGCGGGGGCCATGGGGCCGCTTGGAAAACCGCTGTATCCCATCGGAAAAATCAGGGAGAAAGAGGCATTTGACGCATTCAAGGAGCAGGCGGAGGGGCTTTTGGAAGGGGGAGTTGACCTATTTATCGTTGAAACGCAGAGTGATTTGAAAGAGGTGGAGCAGGCCGTTTTGGCCATCCGGTCGCTTTCTCAACTTCCCATAATCGCGCAGATGAGTTTCACGGAAGAGGGAAAAACCACCACCGGCACCGGCCCAGCCGAAGCAACGAAATTTCTTTCCAACCTGCCGGTGGAAGTCATTGGCGCGAACTGCTCGGTGGGGCCGCAGGGGGTTTTGGCGGTGGTTTCGCAAATGGCGCACGAGACGAAGAAATATGTTTCTGCCCAGCCGAACGCCGGGCTGCCGCGGCTGGTTTCCGGGCGGTTCGTTTATTCCACGCCGCCGGAGTACTTCGCCGAATACACACGCTACTTTCTGGCGACGGGAGTCACCCTCGTGGGCGGCTGCTGCGGCACCACGCCGGCACATACGGAAGCGATGGCGGAGGCCTTGGTTCATTTTGCGGAAAGGAAAGTTTTGCCGGAGACGGTGGAGGTTATCTCTTTTCCCGCGGAGGAGGAGAAACGGGAGTTTATGCCCGGGCGGCCGACGGGGCTGGCGGCAAAGCTGGGTAAAAAGTTTGTCATCTCGGTGGAGCTGGACCCGCCGCGGGGGATTAATCCGGAAAAACTTTTGAAGGCGGCGGCGCGGATTAAAGAAGCGGGCGTGGACTGCGTGAACATCGGGGATTCGCCGATGGCGCGGGTGCGGATGGGATGCCTTTCAGTCGCCTATATGGTGCACCAGCAGGTGGGGATTGACGTCGTGATTCACTTCACCACCCGTGACCGGAATTTGATGGGGATTCAGTCCGATTTATTGGGGGCGCACGCCTTGGGCATTCGCAACGTTTTGGCCATTACCGGCGATCCTCCCACGGTCGGGGATTATCCCCATGCCACGGGGGTTTTTGACATCGATTCGGTCGGTCTCTTGAAGGTTTTGACCAAGCTGAACACCGGGGCGGACTGGAACGGAAACTCCATTGGCAATCCCACTGAGTTCTTCATCGGCTGCGGCGTCAATCCCACGGCCGAGGATATGGAACGGGAGGTGGAGCGGTTCCATCAAAAGTTAGAAGCCGGTGCACAGTTCGTTTTCACCCAGCCGTTGTATGACCGGCGGGTTTTGGAAGAATTTTTGAAGCGGGTCAAAGGGGTGAGAATTCCCATTCTTCTGGGGATTTTGCCCTTGCAGAGTTCGCGGCACGCCGAGTTTCTGCACAACGAGGTTCCGGGTATAACCATTCCGGAGCCGGCCCGGCGGGAGATGCGGGAGGCAAAGGACAAAGGGCCGGAAGTCGGCATTGAGATGGCGCGCGTATTTTTGGAGGAAGTGAAGGATTTGGTCGCGGGCACGTATTTGATGCCGTCGTTCGGGCGGTACGAGCAGGTTTTGGAAGTGGTGAAAAACGTTTTACCGAAGGAGGAGGTTGTTAAAACGACGCGATGAAAAAGGTGACGCTTGCTTTTGCAATTCTAACGCTGGCTTTTGGCTGCGCCAAAAAAAATGACGAGGCGGAGGTTCAGGACCTTTACACGCAAGGACAGATTGCCATGAACCAGGCGAAATTTGATTCGGCGTTGGTGATTTACGACACGATTTTGAAAAAATATCCCAACCACCCGAAAAATGACCGGGCACTTTTTTTGATGGGATACATTGAAAACGAGTTTTTGGGGAATAAAGAAAAAGCGAAGACGCATTTTGACGATTTGATGGCACGGTACCCTAAAAGCGACCTGATCAAGGATGCCCGGTTTTTGCTTTCCGGAGAAACGCCCAGGATTTAGCCGTCAGCCATGCTTTTCCGGAAAGCATAGACCGTATTCAAGTGGGAGGCAAGACGCAACATATTGTGCTGAAATAGTTTGACATACCATTAAGTTGGGTTTAATTTGGGGTGGTGCGAGCCGTGATTCAACGGGTTTTGCGGGCTTCGGTCGCCGTTGGAGAAAAGCGGGTGGCCGAAACGGGGCCGGGTCTGCTCGTTTTTCTGGGTGCGGGTCAAGGCGACACGGCGAAAGAGGCGGAGTGGATGGCGCACAAGACTGCGAATTTGCGCATTTTTGAAGACGAAGCGGGAAAGATGAATTTGTCCGTAAAGGATGTTAAAGGAGAAGCGCTTGCCGTTTCGCAGTTCACCCTGTATGCCGACGCGCAGAAAGGAAACCGTCCCGGATTCACCTCTGCGATGGAGCCGGCCGGGGCGGAAAAATTGTACCGCCATTTCGTGGAGACGCTGAAAAAAGAGGCGATTGCGGTCAAGGAAGGGATATTCGGGGCCAAGATGGCCGTTGAACTCGTCAATTGGGGGCCGGTTACAATTATTTTGGAGAGTGAAAAAAAATAGGATGTCACTGGCACAACTGCTCACCGAAATACCGCAGCAACGGGAATGGCGGGAACTGGCCGTGCGGCTCGGTGAAAGGAAGGTCGTTCTGGCTTCCGCCTCCCCCCGGCGCAAAACCCTTCTTCGGCAGTTAGAAATTCCTTTTACCGTTTTTCCCAGCGAGGTGGCGGAGGAGGACGGAATTATCGAGTCCGCCAATCCGCCCGGTCTGGCCGCCGAACTGGCGGAGCGGAAGGGAGCGGACGTTTTAAAAAAAACGGGCGGGGATATCGTCATTGGGGCCGACACTATCGTAGTCCTGGGGAAAAAAATTTTCGGCAAGCCGCGAACAAAGAAAGAGGCGTCTCTTTTCCTTGCCGAACTGCAGGGAAAAAAGCACACCGTTTACACCGGTGTTGCCGTTTTTGCTTCCTCCGGAAAAAAAGCGAGCGGCGTGGAGAAGACGGACGTTTTTTTTCACGAGGTGGTGCCAGAGCAAATGCAAGCTTACATCGAATCGCGGGAGGGGATGGATAAGGCCGGAGCATACGGGATTCAGGGAATGGGGAGTTTTTTGGTGGAAAAAATCAAAGGTCCCCTCGACAACGTGGTGGGGCTGCCGCGGGTCAAGCTTTTGGAGCTCATTAAAAAGGTGCTATGACGACAACGCTTGGCGCTTTTTTGCGCTCCAAACGGGAGGAACGGGGGATTGCCCTCGAGGAGATGGCGGAAAAAACGCGCATTCCGCTGCGCTATCTTTCGGCCCTTGAGGAGGACCGGCTGGACGCCCTGCCGGGGAAGGTGTACGAACGGCTTTTTATCCGCACCTACGCCGATTTGGTGGGAATCAACGTGGAGGAGCTGGGGCGGCAGTTCAAGGAGATTCAAAACACGCTGGAACTCAAGGTGCGGCCGGAGGACGAACGGAGATCCCCTTTCCTAAAGCGGGGGATTTACGCGCTCGGGTTTTTGACCGTGATTTTGGTGGGGGTTTTGATTTTCATCCGCCGGGAGCCGGAGCCGGCCGCCGCACCGGAGCCGGAGGTGATTCCGAACCTGGTGCCTTCCCAATCGGCAGACTCCTTCATCCCGCAAGCGCCGGCCGCACCGCCGGAGCCGGAGAGTTTGCATTTGAAACTGGAAACGGCGGAAACCAACTGGGTGCGGATTTGGACGGACGGCAAAATGGTGCTTGAAGCGGAACTTAAGCCCGGGGAAAGCAAGGCGTTTGCCGCGGAGAAGAAACTGCGGCTGTCGCTCGGACGGGCGCGGGCGGCCGATCTCTGGATTAACGGACACCGTCTGAAAAAGCTGGGGCGGGAACGGGCGACCTTGATCAATTTTGAACTGACGCACGAAAATTATCCGGCCCTGATCGACTCGGCCGCCAACCCGTAAAGGAGAGTTATTTGTTTTTATCCCGCCTTGAAATCGTAGGATTCAAATCCTTCCCCGAGCGGACGGAAGTGCGCTTTGGCCCGGGCATAACCGGCATCGTGGGGCCGAACGGCTGCGGCAAAACGAACATTCTGGACGCCATTCGATGGGTAATGGGGGAGCAGCGTCCGACCCTTCTGCGCGGCGGGCGGATGGATGAGGTGATTTTCAACGGCGCCCCCGGGGTCAGCCCGGTGGGGATGGCGGAAGTTTCCCTCACCGTCGAAAACAACCGGGGGATTCTGCCGGTCGAGTATTCCGAAGTGGTCGTCACCCGGCGGCTTTTCCGCTCCGGCGAGAGCGAATATCTCTTAAACCGCGTTCCCTGCCGGCTCAAGGATATCGTCGAACTCTTTTTGGACACCGGGATGGGGTCGCACGCCTACGCCGTCTTTCAGCAGACAATGATAGACGCCCTGCTTTCCGAAAAACCGGAGGACCGGCTGGGGCTTTTCGAGGAGGCCGCAGGGGTGGCGAAGTACAAACTGCGGCGGCGGGCGGCGGAGCGGAAACTTTCCGCCACGGAGACGGATTTGGTCCGCTTGAACGATTTGTTCTCCGAAATCGAAAAGCAGTACAACTCCCTCAAACGGCAGGTGAAAAAAGCGGAACGCTTCAAAAACCTTGATGACGAAAAGCGGACTTTGAAAATGCGGCTGGCCTCGCTGGAATACCGGGATTTGAAAACGGGGGAGGAAAAAGCGGAGCTTGCCGTGCAGGCCTTGGAAATCGAGGAGGCAGAACTTTCCGCCCGGAAGCGGACTTTGGAGCTGGAAAAGGAAAACCTGTCGCTCAAACAACTGGAAAAGGAGGGGGAGAAGCGGCGGGTGGAAGAGGAGCTTGCCGCACTCGACCGGCAGTTGGTGGAGCTGGAAGGGCGGCGGGCACTGCTCTTGAAGGAGAACGAGAACTTTGCCGAGCGGAAAACGGAGTTGGACGGTGAGCTGGCACGGCTTGCCGAACGGCAGGGGGCCATCACCGAAGCAGTAGAAAATCTTGGCAAGGAAAAAGAAAGACTGGCGGCGTCCAAACTGGAATTGGAGCAGTCCGTCACTTCCGCCGAGGGGGAATTGAGTTCCCTTTCGACACGTTTGGCGGAGCTTGCAGATAAAAAGCAGGCGTTGGCGGTCGAACAGGAAGCCCTGCGTTCCCGCCGGTCGGAGCTGGAATCGGAAAAGAGGGTTTGGGAATCGAAAGCGGGGGAACTGGAGTCGGCCTTGGAATCGCTTTCCGCCGAGAAACGGAAGCTGGGGGAGGAATTTGCCGCAAAAGCGCTGGAAAAGAGGAAATTCGAAACACAGCTGACGGCGGCCTCGGGCGAGCTTGCCGGTTTGAATGCCGAAATCAGCGAGATGGAGCAAAAGCTTACCGCGCTGGCGGCAGAAAAGGAAACGCTTGCCGCCGAGAAGCAGAATTTGGAAAACCAAACCTCCGAATTGGGGGGACGGATTTCGGTTTTGGAGGAACTGGAAAAAAGCTTCGGCGGATACGAGCCGGCGACGAAGGAGATTTTGTCCCGGAAGAAGGAATTTCCGGGCCTGGTTGAGGGCTTGGCCAATCTGATTTCGGCCGACGAGCAATATTTAGGGCCGATGGAAGCCGCGCTCGGTGACCGGGCGCAGGCGGTGGTCGCAACCGATTGGGACGCGGCGGTGCGGGCGGCCGAATATTTGAAGGAGAAAAAGATGGGCCGGGCGCGCTTTTTGGTGCTGCCGAAAGAGGAATTAGTGGAGCCGGATGCGGAGGGATGGCCGGGAGCGGTCGGCTGGGCCTCCGATTTGGTATGGGGGGAGGAGCCGAATCTGACTTACGTGCGCCGGGCCTTGGCAAATATTTTAATCGTCGAGAACCGGGAGGCGGCGTTCCGGCTTTTGGAACGGGCGGGGGAAGGGATCACCTTGGTCACCATGGATGGGGAGGTTTTGGGGCCGGGCGGGTTTTTTGCCGGCGGAGGGAGCAAGGGGGCGCTTTTGGTCGGAAGAAAGGCGGAGCTCGACCGGCTGAACGAGAAGGTTAAAGCGTTGGAAAGGGAGAAATCAAGAATTGCCGCTCTCCTTGACGGCTATCTTTCCCAACTGGAAGCCGGCAAAAAGGAATTGGAACAACGGACGGCCGCGCGGGGCGAACTGGCGGAAAAGGAGACCGGGCTTAGGCGGGAATTTGAACGGTTGACCTTTGAAGAAGCTTCCCTTGCCGAGAAGGTTGGCGCGGCGGATAAAAGCGATTCCGAGTTTTCGCTGCGCCGGGAGGAGGCGCGGGGCGCGCTGGCGCGCCTTGAAAAAGAGCTGGCCGGGCTGCAAAGCAGGGAAGAGGGGCAAACCAAGCTTTTGGCTTCCCTTGATGAGAAGCTGGAAGGATTGGGAAGAGCGGAACGGGAAAAACAGGAGTCTTTGACCAAAAACCGAATGGAGCTGGTTTCCGTTCTGGCCTACTTGGAATCGGCGGAAAAGGAGCTTTTGCGGCTGGCGGAGGAACAGGGGCAGGTTGCCGCGCAGCTTGAAGAGAAGCAAAAAAAGCTGGCCGACCTTTTGGACATTCATGAAAACTTTGACATTCGCGTGGTGGAGCTTGGTTCGGAGGAGGAGGAGATCCGAACCGGACTGGCGGAACTAAATGCGAACCGGGAACGGTTGTCGCGTGAGCTTACCGAGCTTTCCACCGGACTCTCAACCACGGATAAAAGCCTTAAGGAAGTGGCGGGGAAACTGGAGTTAGCGTCCTCGCAGAAGCATGAAAAACAACTGGCGCAGACCGATTGGCGGGCGCGCAAGGAATCACTCTGTGCACGTTTTTACTTGGATTTCCAGCAGAAATTGGAGAACTTGCCGGACGAGCCCGTCCACGCCGATGTCACCATAGACGGGCTTAGAAACCGGCTGGAGGAGATTGACAAAAGCATCGGCAACATCGGGGCCGTCAACATGGAGGCCTTGGTCGAGTATCCGCAGACCGCCGAGCGGTATGAATTCATGAAAAAGCAAATAGAGGATTTGACCCAGGCGAAGGCGGAACTGGAAGGGACGATTTTACAAATCAACAAAAACGCCCACGAGCTTTTCATGAAAACCTTTGAACAGGCGCGGGAGAATTTTAAAAATCTTTTCTCCGAGCTTTTTGAAGGGGGACAGGCGGATTTGATACTGGAGTCGACGGAAGACCCCCTCGAGCCGGATTTGAGAATCGTGGCGCGCCCCAAGGGAAAGAAACTGGTAACCATCCAGCAGCTTTCCGGAGGGGAGAAGGCGCTTACGGCCATCTCGCTGCTCTTCTCCTTGTACATGGTCAAGCCCTCCCCCTTCTGCATTCTGGACGAAATCGACGCGCCGTTGGACGACGCCAACATCGACCGGTTTTTGGCCATCATCCGCAAGTTCTCCACCGGCGATACGCAATTCATCGTCATCACCCACAACAAGCGGACGATGGAGGCGGCGGACGTTCTGTACGGGGTGACGATGGAGAAGACCGGAATTTCCAAAATCGTCTCCGTCCGGCTGGAGGGGCTGCCCGTGGGGGCGTTTGCGGAACAGGAAGTGACCGAAATTTCCCGTTAAAATGGGTTTTTCCTTTGAGAAGTTGAAAGCCGGGTTGGCCAAGACCCGGCAAAATTTTTTTGGCAAGGTCCGCGGGGTTCTGGGGGTCGGTCAGTTGGACGAGGCGACGCTTTCACGCCTCGAAGAAATTCTGGTCGGCTCCGATTTGGGGGTGGCGACGACGGAACGGGTTTTATCCCATCTGAAAGAGGAGACCCAACGTTCGGGCGTCGCCAAAGATCGGGAGCAGGTGTTGGGTTTGCTTAAAAACGAACTCAAGAAAATCGTGGTAGCCAACGGAAAACCGGGGGATTTTGAGGAATCGATTTTCTTGCACAAGCCGCTCGTCATCCTCGTCTTGGGGGTCAACGGCACGGGGAAGACCACTTCCATCGGCAAGCTGGCGCAGCGGTTTGCCTCAAAAGGAAAGAGAGTCATGGTGGCGGCCGCGGATACCTTTCGCGCGGCGGCCGTGGAGCAGTTGGAGCAGTGGGCCAAACGCTCCGGCGCTGAATTCATCAAGGCCGCGCCAGGACAGGATCCGGCCTCGGTTGCCTTTGACGCCGTAACGGCTGCGCAAAAGCGAGGCATCGATGTTGTCCTTGTCGATACGGCCGGACGGCTGCATACCAAAACCAATTTGATGGAGGAATTGAAAAAAGTTAAACGGGTCATCGGCAAGGCGATGGCCGGAGCGCCGCACGAGGTCTGGCTGGTTTTGGATGCCACCGTCGGCCAGAACGGGCTGGCGCAGGCAAAAATCTTTCACCGGGATTTGGGAGTTACTGGCGTCGTTCTGACCAAGCTGGACGGGACGGCGAAGGGAGGAATAGTTTTGGCCATTGCCAACGAGCTGGGGGTAAAAGTCCGCTACATCGGGGTCGGGGAGAAACTGGAGGATTTGGAGCTTTTTGACCCGGAGGATTTCGTGGAGGCGCTTTTTGTATGACGGTGGAACTTTCGCTCCGTTCCCAAAAGAGAACCGAGCTTATCGACGTCACCGCCCAGATTGAAAAGGCCTTGCCTCAATCCGGCACGGGGTTTTGCCGCTTTTTTGTGCCGCATACGACCGCCGGGGTCATCATCAACGAGAACGCCGACCCCTCCGTGGCTGAGGATATTTCCGACTGTCTTTCCCGTCTGGTTCCGCATCAACAGAACTGGAAGCATCGGGAAGGAAATGCGGATGCGCATGTCAAGGCC
Proteins encoded in this region:
- a CDS encoding alpha/beta fold hydrolase, producing MALAGSECFSASLPFSAKADDGLVLKGTLYLPDGVKEARPVVILLPKMASDRKSWGDFPKKISAAGYAVLALDQRGHGESVWQGKKKRSFLKFTNFDFARMVTDLDAVLAALSKQKKADVSRVAIYGASIGANVALVYGAGHPEVRAVALLSPGMDYKGITPADAVVSWGHRPALIVAAEKDGYSALSSRKLASKIGENAMLKMYEGKEHGTGLFTEQKDFGPFLFDWTLANFPVTSPK
- a CDS encoding bifunctional homocysteine S-methyltransferase/methylenetetrahydrofolate reductase; translated protein: MENPFLERLKKGPILCDGAMGTMLYQKGVSFERCFDELNISHPELIADIHRAYIKAGAEIIETNTFGANRYRLSTYGLEKQTVKINRQGAKIARDAREIEGKSVFVAGAMGPLGKPLYPIGKIREKEAFDAFKEQAEGLLEGGVDLFIVETQSDLKEVEQAVLAIRSLSQLPIIAQMSFTEEGKTTTGTGPAEATKFLSNLPVEVIGANCSVGPQGVLAVVSQMAHETKKYVSAQPNAGLPRLVSGRFVYSTPPEYFAEYTRYFLATGVTLVGGCCGTTPAHTEAMAEALVHFAERKVLPETVEVISFPAEEEKREFMPGRPTGLAAKLGKKFVISVELDPPRGINPEKLLKAAARIKEAGVDCVNIGDSPMARVRMGCLSVAYMVHQQVGIDVVIHFTTRDRNLMGIQSDLLGAHALGIRNVLAITGDPPTVGDYPHATGVFDIDSVGLLKVLTKLNTGADWNGNSIGNPTEFFIGCGVNPTAEDMEREVERFHQKLEAGAQFVFTQPLYDRRVLEEFLKRVKGVRIPILLGILPLQSSRHAEFLHNEVPGITIPEPARREMREAKDKGPEVGIEMARVFLEEVKDLVAGTYLMPSFGRYEQVLEVVKNVLPKEEVVKTTR
- a CDS encoding tetratricopeptide repeat protein — translated: MKKVTLAFAILTLAFGCAKKNDEAEVQDLYTQGQIAMNQAKFDSALVIYDTILKKYPNHPKNDRALFLMGYIENEFLGNKEKAKTHFDDLMARYPKSDLIKDARFLLSGETPRI
- the dtd gene encoding D-aminoacyl-tRNA deacylase — its product is MRAVIQRVLRASVAVGEKRVAETGPGLLVFLGAGQGDTAKEAEWMAHKTANLRIFEDEAGKMNLSVKDVKGEALAVSQFTLYADAQKGNRPGFTSAMEPAGAEKLYRHFVETLKKEAIAVKEGIFGAKMAVELVNWGPVTIILESEKK
- a CDS encoding Maf family protein, translating into MSLAQLLTEIPQQREWRELAVRLGERKVVLASASPRRKTLLRQLEIPFTVFPSEVAEEDGIIESANPPGLAAELAERKGADVLKKTGGDIVIGADTIVVLGKKIFGKPRTKKEASLFLAELQGKKHTVYTGVAVFASSGKKASGVEKTDVFFHEVVPEQMQAYIESREGMDKAGAYGIQGMGSFLVEKIKGPLDNVVGLPRVKLLELIKKVL
- a CDS encoding RodZ domain-containing protein — encoded protein: MTTTLGAFLRSKREERGIALEEMAEKTRIPLRYLSALEEDRLDALPGKVYERLFIRTYADLVGINVEELGRQFKEIQNTLELKVRPEDERRSPFLKRGIYALGFLTVILVGVLIFIRREPEPAAAPEPEVIPNLVPSQSADSFIPQAPAAPPEPESLHLKLETAETNWVRIWTDGKMVLEAELKPGESKAFAAEKKLRLSLGRARAADLWINGHRLKKLGRERATLINFELTHENYPALIDSAANP
- the smc gene encoding chromosome segregation protein SMC, encoding MFLSRLEIVGFKSFPERTEVRFGPGITGIVGPNGCGKTNILDAIRWVMGEQRPTLLRGGRMDEVIFNGAPGVSPVGMAEVSLTVENNRGILPVEYSEVVVTRRLFRSGESEYLLNRVPCRLKDIVELFLDTGMGSHAYAVFQQTMIDALLSEKPEDRLGLFEEAAGVAKYKLRRRAAERKLSATETDLVRLNDLFSEIEKQYNSLKRQVKKAERFKNLDDEKRTLKMRLASLEYRDLKTGEEKAELAVQALEIEEAELSARKRTLELEKENLSLKQLEKEGEKRRVEEELAALDRQLVELEGRRALLLKENENFAERKTELDGELARLAERQGAITEAVENLGKEKERLAASKLELEQSVTSAEGELSSLSTRLAELADKKQALAVEQEALRSRRSELESEKRVWESKAGELESALESLSAEKRKLGEEFAAKALEKRKFETQLTAASGELAGLNAEISEMEQKLTALAAEKETLAAEKQNLENQTSELGGRISVLEELEKSFGGYEPATKEILSRKKEFPGLVEGLANLISADEQYLGPMEAALGDRAQAVVATDWDAAVRAAEYLKEKKMGRARFLVLPKEELVEPDAEGWPGAVGWASDLVWGEEPNLTYVRRALANILIVENREAAFRLLERAGEGITLVTMDGEVLGPGGFFAGGGSKGALLVGRKAELDRLNEKVKALEREKSRIAALLDGYLSQLEAGKKELEQRTAARGELAEKETGLRREFERLTFEEASLAEKVGAADKSDSEFSLRREEARGALARLEKELAGLQSREEGQTKLLASLDEKLEGLGRAEREKQESLTKNRMELVSVLAYLESAEKELLRLAEEQGQVAAQLEEKQKKLADLLDIHENFDIRVVELGSEEEEIRTGLAELNANRERLSRELTELSTGLSTTDKSLKEVAGKLELASSQKHEKQLAQTDWRARKESLCARFYLDFQQKLENLPDEPVHADVTIDGLRNRLEEIDKSIGNIGAVNMEALVEYPQTAERYEFMKKQIEDLTQAKAELEGTILQINKNAHELFMKTFEQARENFKNLFSELFEGGQADLILESTEDPLEPDLRIVARPKGKKLVTIQQLSGGEKALTAISLLFSLYMVKPSPFCILDEIDAPLDDANIDRFLAIIRKFSTGDTQFIVITHNKRTMEAADVLYGVTMEKTGISKIVSVRLEGLPVGAFAEQEVTEISR
- the ftsY gene encoding signal recognition particle-docking protein FtsY, producing MGFSFEKLKAGLAKTRQNFFGKVRGVLGVGQLDEATLSRLEEILVGSDLGVATTERVLSHLKEETQRSGVAKDREQVLGLLKNELKKIVVANGKPGDFEESIFLHKPLVILVLGVNGTGKTTSIGKLAQRFASKGKRVMVAAADTFRAAAVEQLEQWAKRSGAEFIKAAPGQDPASVAFDAVTAAQKRGIDVVLVDTAGRLHTKTNLMEELKKVKRVIGKAMAGAPHEVWLVLDATVGQNGLAQAKIFHRDLGVTGVVLTKLDGTAKGGIVLAIANELGVKVRYIGVGEKLEDLELFDPEDFVEALFV
- a CDS encoding secondary thiamine-phosphate synthase enzyme YjbQ, encoding MTVELSLRSQKRTELIDVTAQIEKALPQSGTGFCRFFVPHTTAGVIINENADPSVAEDISDCLSRLVPHQQNWKHREGNADAHVKAALVGTTTGALYSNGKLVLGRWQGVFFCEFDGPRSRRLVLHISPDK